CCAACGGGATCGACGAATGGTCTTCCACCCCCGGGAGTTAAGtcgttgttctcatcttgaaggccaacttcattgtcgataggtagggccattaattgaggATTCGTCGTTTTTCAACCTGGAATAaaagatacttccaagagcaagtgtaaaatggtgtgttttgcaaagattcgtaccaaataaccactgttatccttaaccccacggtgggcgccaaactgtttacccgaaaaccggataaagttaaatttatacgcagttctaaggatacgtggtataacttggcacaaatcggaaagtaaatacaaatatattgagtattgactgaataaagaatgaaatacaaaccaaattgagtgaaaaatattttatgaacaagcaagatgaatcaatataCTAAGCCCAAAAAGGGATAATCTCTATATGAATATCAGTATGTTTTTCTCTGTGAATATCAATAATATGAGAGTGTATGAATGCCTTCATGTCCCATCCTCTACAGAAATAATAActatccctcttatagtggagggatcctactttagatataattaaaaatatatagtggggatcccatgatatattagcttttccctaattcccgccgagattctctcccttagtgcggctgtaacggctcttgtctcttggctcgatcttgatcggattTGGTATTGGTCGATTTTCAGGTTTAGAGCTCGATATTGGCTAGGGGCCCGGTATTGACTTTGGCtcggtattggtcggtctctggctctTAAGCTCGATAACACCGCCtcacatcatagttcgatttggaatcgagctcggtattgacttcgagctcggtactTAATTGGTCCCCAAAACGTAAGCTTGGTAACCTGGCTTCAGATCTCATTGCGATATTATAAAGACGACTTTCGGTCCATTAcgttccaatcttgactaatcatTCGAAGGTCGAaaaccggttttgaccgtatacaaacaTATccaaaaatgacactgtatatcCAAGAAAAAAGAAGATTAATCAAGCAAATTGTGAACCAACTCGCCTGCAGTCTCCTTGACTGTCTTCCTTACATTACAATTGAGAAGACTAAACTGCATATAAACTTAAAAGAGTTTCGAAATTTGTTAGGTTAAATTAGAGTTTAAGCGAAGGGAAGCCTTGGTGCAACGCTAAAAAGGTGACATGTTCAAGCCGTCAAATAAACCTTGTAGAAATGCAAGGTAAATTTACATATATTAGACCAAACGCGGTTCGGCTTTTCCCAACTCTGCATATAAAAGGAGCTTAATTAATACACTGGGTTGCTCTTTGAGCTTAAAAAGGGGAGCCCATGCACTAAACTTCTGCTATGCGCGGGGTCTAGAGCACAAGGATCTATCGTACGCAATCTTATCCTGCATTTCTGTAAGAGATTATTTTCACGGCtcaaacccgtgacctcctgattacatgacACCAATTTTACCAGTTACGGACCGCCCTTTGAGCTTCTCAGTGAAAATTGTTCCCTCTAACCGATGATACTTATTGCATGCTTACAAGGAAGGAAAATAAATAGATTTGCTGAGATAAAAGCTTAATTCACAATATTTTATTGATTGAATAAACATAGGTTATGATAAAAGAACCTAAGTCATTCCAGATTGCTAGTGCAAGCAAAATGGCGATTTTAGAAAACTCATCAACTCTATTCAAGATATATCCGTCATCGTTTATTCATAAGGTACGGAAAACCAGGTGGTGAAAACGACGTCGTCCTTTTAACGAATCGTCCTTTGAGACGAGGTCTTTTTTCAGCATTTAGTTTCCTTACTTGGTACCgaattttcttggaaaacaatcTTGTCCTCCTCTTCTCTCTGTAACGTGACACCCTTTCTTCTCTTCCTCCATCCCCGCCTCTTACTTTTCCCCCGCCATATGGTTGATGAACTCCTCCTTCTCCAATACATGTTTCCTGCGTCAACATGAAAAAAGATAAGTCAATTATAATCAGAGGCGGAATTATGATTTGAATTTAATGGGCTACTGACTCCCTTTGAAGTACGATAAATTATAGAAtaagatttaacttatatacattaACTAAGTGTGAATTGTTTTTGTAGGTTAACTTATTATTGTCTTTATTGCATGTATCGCTCGCGTGATTGGTCAAGTTATCATGAATCATGACAACAATGGGAGAGATAGCATCATCTTTTATCTAGTAAATGCATTCTTTTTGGGAGCCCGTGGCGGGGCTAGAATTTTCATTAGGGggcaaaatataaagaagtaaatcCAAATCAAAGGGTGTCAATATGTACTATACTTAGCTACACAATGCAATTTTCCGACGAAGGGGCGTCAGTTAACATCCCCGGAAGAGTAGTTTGATGCAGGTATTAGCTCTAGAGAGTTACTATGCTTATTCAAGTAAGAGATACCATCAAATAAACCATAAACTAATCTTTTTTAAACTAATAACTACCATGATTGTGGAGGAATTAAAAATGGATTGGAGAAGATAAATACCAAGAAATCAGGCCAGCAGTCATCAGGATTGAAATGGGGTCGGATTCCATTAGTCCAGGGAGAAGATTGATTTGGCCAAGCACTAATGACTGCCTCATAATTAAGCCTCAAAAGCAGCCTCCTTTTTGCATCAGCTTTACTGCCGCCACATTCTGCACTAGGGACAAACTCTGTTGCTGCAGTCATATTTACCTTCTGTTCAACTGTCTCTTCATATTCAAAATCCCAATTCAGCGCTTCCCTTGCCATGTCCAATTCAGGATCCAAATGACAAGCAACAACAGCTCTCATTTCTTCATCTTCAACCTCAATCTTTATTGCCTTATTATCTTCAACAGAACCGTTAATTAACCGACtctgttcttcttcttctgctaCTACTCTAAACTCTTCGCCTAACAAGCTTTCAACATCGGCAGCGAATTCAGCAAGTTCAATCTCAGAAGATAGAAACTCAGGAATCCCTAAATCATCGCATACATCTTCACTGTTCAACAAAATGTCTAAGTCATTAATTGTAGTGGTTTCATCTACCACTTCATTTGGGACTGTGCAGCAGAGTTCTGCTTCAAAGGGATCGAATACAGGGACGCGATAAAGAAGCTGCTCTTCATtttcaaattcattttcatcCGGTGAGTTTTCTTCACTTCCCATTTCTGGTACCATATTTTCCTCGTCCTTTTTCCGTTGTCCAATTTGTGTACTTTTATTCTTACCATTTCTTGGTGTTCTTGCCTTCCGAGTAAACCCTTGGTGCCAAGAAGGTTGAGAAACAGTTTGGTCGACGAATTTGGTGTCAGTTGATTTATTAGAAGATGTTTCAAGACGAACTCTTTCATGGCGACTCGCTAATTGGTTAGCTGAATGGACTGAAACATCACAGGATTGACAAAGAAAGGCATCATCAGCAGGGCAAAACCAACGAGCCCGCTTTGATAAACAGCAATCACAAGCTCTAGCTGTTTTTCCTCCAATGGCATTTGCCGTCTTGCTTTCACTAGTCATCATTTAGAAGTTAAATTAGGCTATTGAAAGAGGGAATTCTCGAGATAGGAATCAGTATCTAATGAATTCAACAGTTCCAGTACAGatgaaagaaggaaagaaaaaacaGAATAATAACACAATGAGATCCTAATCTcaacaaaaagaaagaggaatATGGCGAAATTGGTAGACGCAACTGGCTTAATTGGATTGGAAAAGTTTAAACAAGCTCCAAAACTAATTGGAACAGTTAAATATATATAAAGGACTGATTAGAAACTAAGGATATATAACTTCTTGGTACAAGAATTGCCAGTTGAGAGAGCCCACAACAGCCACTTTTGCTATACTACAGTGTTGTATTGCCTTGTTTAGCCATGCACTTTTGGCTAGCAAAAAATAAGATTAAGCTCTTTTGGTTTTGGGGTCCCATGGAATTAGCCTATCTAAATGTTGATTGGCTGAATTTTGAAATCAATCTTGAACAGAGCATTCTGATTGGTTATGTGTCCAAATTAAGGATTCTTATGGGACATCTTTGTAATATGTGACTTATATGGAGATCAACGTGAATGAAGAAGACCTGCTATTAGTGTTATTTATGACATTTTTGTCTTTATAGTTCAATTATTCTagttatataaattttaaaaactttcTCTTTGTGGTCCTTTTTTGTTTCCTTTAACTAGTGGATTCTTTCTCTGATGTTTGCATCTGTGTGCTTGATCAGAAAATCTGAACCATTATTCTCCTCCACTTGATCCACTAGCGGACGTAAcaaaatgacctcaaaatttatTCGATAGGTAATTTCTATACctagaaaatttaaaaatataaaaattctcgAAATATTTATAAGAAAAATGGGCCAACTTGACATTTGCCATATCCACATATTTTTACATGCAATAGAAGTGGTTTTCCTTTCTCCATTGAATTTTGGGTGTTTTCTTTGATATTCTCTTGTTAAATGTTTGTCGTATTAATATGCATTATATAATGTATGCTGCATTATAATTAGTAAAGTTGATTTCGTGTGAAATTGACATTTGACATGTCGTTACGTCGAGCATagggaatttaatttcattataaCATTAATCTACCAGCCCTTGCTCTGTGCTTGGGCAATTGGGGAAATCTGAGAATAACAACATATTGCATGCTTCGGTCTAGTAATATTTTGTCCATTTTTGGATTGTGTGCGAGTCGTCCGCCTCTCAGTTCCACATTGTTATTGTATAtttgaaatataatatttctaaTATTTGTATTAAAGTATGATTTTTTTAAGCCAACAGATATGCATCTAATCAGAAGCGGATCTAAGGTTTAAACTCTATGGGTTCAACCTCTAAGATTTTTAGTTTTGAAtccattatattttaaaatcatggGTTCATATTTGCTATTTAttgcaattttaataaatttttatacatatattatgCTCTGCACGAAAAGTAATGAGTTCAAAAGAACCCGGTACCCTAAGGCTAGATATGCCCATGTATTTGATAATCTCCTGTCCATGTTATTTATTGGTTTTGTTTCAAAATGTACAAGAAGCGCTTATTACTTTTTTTAAGGATTCAcccattattattttaattagtgGAGTATTAATTAATTAAGTGACACGTTAAAAAATGAGTTAAATAATTATTTAGACAAATACTCTTATAATTAAAACTATTAAATAcagggagagggagagggagagggatGACTAATTAATGGGTGCACTGTTGGAGAATTCAAGCGTTGGCTTATGGTCTTTACAAGAAGTCAGCTTTCATCTAAAGAATCTTAGTACAACAAAAAATTGACAGTAAAAAAGACTGGCATGAAATAGTGTTAAATGTAGTAGAAATATGCTGACACTTGTCCCAATTTGACGTGGTTAAGAATAGCATCAGTAGGAGTGTCAAATTTATGTTGTGGATTAATATCTGTACGTATTGCAAATCACATGATTTTACCTGAAGTGAAAGCTTATGTTCAGTCAGATTTGAAACAATATCCATATGGGATTGCGTGTCATCTTTTCTATGGACGATGTAGTTGTTTGAATAAGGGGAAaaactatttttggaaaaaagaaaacagATAAGATCTAGTTATTTTTTTCCCGACATTACAAGGTCTagtgaaattttaatttatattaaataaatgaAAATTATGCCATACAAGGTATCACTATTGCATGCTTGGTTAGTTGGTTACATAATTTCTATTTATGTTTTGGAGGGGGTAAAAATATCTATTATAAGGTTTGACAAAAAATTGTCATTTAAATCAAATTACGAGTTTTGATGGATCATCAAAACTTGtagtaataaaaaataattttattagtgATTACTGATTTACTGTGTGTCTCAAAACGGATGCTCAAGTTGAAAACACCAAAACAGGATTTCTTTCGAGTAAAtgacttcatattcaatttccAAATAAGCAATACCTCTTAGCTTGAATAAAAATAGTCCTATATTTTGTCCTACTGTTGCTCAGTTTGAAGATGCCAGAAAAAGCCAGTTGGGGACCTAAATAAATTCTCCCCTCAGCTATTCCCATCAGTTTGATTAATGACTATATGATATGCTTTAACCTAAGAAATACAAGGAACAAGAAAAGGCCGGTGGAAATCGATTGCAACGTATCAAGATCCCTACATTCGTTAGCGTTTCACACAATAGGTGTATGTTCAATTCTCAAAAGTCTTTTTTCCAACTCTCCCTCCTCGGCCCCCCTTTATATGTATTATGTaaaagccaaaaaacaaaaaactttTACAAGAATATTTCAAGGATAAGCTCCAAAACCAATAAACTAAAGTGTAACGCTTGAGATAGCAATTTTTTGCTATGTCTATGCGCAGGACTAGAATTCATGAGTTCTAATGTGTGGCTTTTGGCTGAATAAGGGGATGGAGATGGAGATAATGCCAAATCAGTTGCTGGAGACGCCATTGATAACCCTGTATGTTGACTCTGGTTACCTACATACCCaaagaaaaatacaagtaaaTTAAACCCACCTATATTAGGACTGAGAAATTTATAAAACAAATCTCAAACGAGGAAGCATCTTTTCAAGAATTGGGATATGATTTTATTACCTAAACACTTGACATCAGTTGAATTCACCAAACTGCAAAACAAACAAAGAGAGATGTTAGTTTTATATCTTTTGTTTAATTTGCCTGGAGATATATGCCATTTTTTTAATACCTTCTAAAAGTTTTGCCTCCAAGATGTCCACGATAAATGCAGGCTGTAACATTGCAATTACCAGATGCTGTGTGCTTTTCGTGGTTTTCTCCGATAAAGAGATTGGAGTCTTTGCACTGTAAATGTGAACATTTATCCACAATTCCTGAAGCTGAACACTCCATGCTGTTCGATCAAACATCAAAAGATAAAGTGTTCGAAATAATTTAAACTTGAAATTGATAagcaaatatatgtatatgatgaTCGATTTTTGGTATTGGTTACCTGAGATCAGTAGAACTGCAGCCACATTTGATGCAGTTGTTAGCAGTTAAAGCATAAGAACCATTCGGAATTATTAGGCTTTCGTTGTACCAATTCAGATTTGCTGCTGAACATGCTGCAGAGGATATAATCTTAGTGGAAtaagaataaaatatatataagctTCAAATTTACTATACAAAATATCTTAATTTTAACATCTATTATACTTCGGGGTTATTGCCCTTGCCATTTGCAACTCATCTCTTATTTATCATTGACTCAAATGGAACTCCAACATGGACAGAGTGGATTCCATGTATTCACTCTATATTTAAGTACGTTATACTTCAAGTTGGAACTTTATTAGGGACAAATACAGTATGAGAGGATTTACTAACGAAAAGAGTATGAATGTCTCAATGTATTACGTCGGATAAAATTAGGATATTGTGTATAGTAAAATCATACTTTTGACCCTTTCGCAATAAATTGTAGTACTAGTAGGTTTCTTTCCCagtaacattttttttttttgtgtgtggggGCTTTGGTTTACTTACCAGCAAGAGGAATAGCCAGAATATCTCCAGGATCAATTTGAGGTTGACCAAGCCCATTTATGATCTCCAAATTGCCAACTGTGACACCATATTCTGCTGCAATTCTTGTTAAGTCATCTCCACTCTGTACCACATATGACATGTATATGAGGTCTACATCATTATTGCTATTATTGAAACATGTACATGGCAAAGGAATCACAAGACTCTGTCCACTGGCTAAAGGATGTTCTGCATCAACTCCATTTGCAATACCAATCTGTTCTGCACTAACAAGTCCTCCATACAGTTCTGATATTGACATCAATGTATCAGCTACTCCAATCGTGTAATGAGTAGACGAAGATCGTCGTATGCCATTGACACATGAACACAAAATGGGTATCTTCACAAATGATTTTTCAGGTTGGATTTGGTTTACTTGATTTGAACCAATAGAGTTGGCTGCTAAAAGATCAGAGACATTGACTTTAAACCTGAATGCTATTTCAGAAATCTTGGAGTCCAACGGAAGGCGATAGGAGAGATAAGAGGAGCATGAATCAGATGCATTACAAGGTTCAATCACAGATTTTGCTACCATAAAATATGGCAGACAAAGAAGCAGAATTGGGAGTAGAATAGGGAAAACAACTTTCCTTGTCATTTCTGCTTGACATGAATAACAAAGGACACTGTTTCAATATTTGTAattctttttgttatttattgattttggtttTCTTGAATTGAAGTTGGTTAGGTGAGGAAATTATTAGGACAGAGAGACAGCAAAGCAAAGATAACTGGGATTTTTGTAGAAACTATGGCATTAAATATTGGAGGACCAGAGCTGAGTTCTTGAAAGAAGCAGGCAATTGTCAGTTGGCGGTCATTTTGCACTTCCAATGTCAATTGCTAAGAAATGTTGGCATTCACATGCCAGTTTTCATAATTTAAGCTATACTGTCAAATAAATATAAGTATCACTTTATAAGTATGATATAATTTTCAAGTCACTAGGTGTTTTTGACAGGCATCATTTATTCCTAATTTATTCGGCATTTAACTACATTAGATGATCTCAATCCATTTTCTGAAAGCAAAATTTCGATTTTTTGAAACTACGTGAAGGAACTATAAATTGTATTTTGGTCATATGAAAATGATAGAAGTGTATATTTAGAAATTATTTTCATAAATaatttggtttgacttttgagaCAAAAAAAAGGAGATGTAACAATTAGGAGTATAAAAAtatgacctctttttttttttttgttcataAGCAAAATATGACCTCTttcctaaaatgacaaataattattTCCTTGAACAGCTCAAATAACTATAAATAGATATATTATTTATATCACTATCGACATTATTCTTTTAGCCTTCCTTTGCCCTTTTTCAAactaatatttcaaaattttctccATCGAATTGAATATATCGAATCAAAATTATGTTAAATCTGATCAACTTAAATAAATGGAGTAACTAAAAATTTTCTTCTTGGAAGTTCGTCTTCACGTTCTCCTTGAAATCAAATACTCATGATTAGGTTAACATGTAACATGCAATGTTTTTATATTCCATTATAGATCTATATCACATTGTCAGTAGGATTGTGTCATCGTAGTGTGAATCAATAGTTATTAAGGGGTTATATTCGTCATTAATGACAAAATAAGAGGGATAAATTTTCTAATATTCGAAAATATAGGGCCAATTCTAACATAGCGGCATACTTATGCATCTTTCACTTTTCCCCTATTCGTCCGATCAAGGGTTAAGCACGCGCCGCCAAAATTTAAACCTCCCGGGAACATGGGCCGAACCGGCGACGGCGGATATCCACCGGCGGAGAAGCCTTCTCGGTCTTCCGATTCAAAGAGAAGTAGAACTAGTCAACACGACGTTGGTCAACACCGCAGCAAAAAGAAGCAAAGAGTAACAATACGTCAAACTGAGACTAAAAGTGAAACCCTAACTCTGAATCAAAATTCCACTTCCTATACCCATACATATGCAACTTCCAGCATTTATTCATACAATAGGCGCAAAGAAAAGGGGcataaaggaaaatcaaagaggaCGAGTGCAGAGGATAAGCGCAAGTGGGTTTATTCTACTCACAATGTTTCCCCATATCAAGGTTAGTTACGAATTTATACaaaatttcttttgttacaaTCCAATTATTGAATATTAATTGTTTTCTTAATTTGGCAAGTGCATTGCCTTTTTGGTTATGTCTGAATAGTCACCTTGATTTTGCAGATAGGGTGGTTTTTATGTCGTATAATATACTAGGGGTAAAAAATGCAGCTGATCATGAGGATCTGTACCACAATGTTGCTCCAAAATATTTGGATTGGGACTACCGCAAGCGGCTTATTCGCAAGGAAATTAGAGAATATAATCCGGGTATAATGTGTTTCCAGGTAagttttaatttcaaaatttctaGCTTTCTGTATCTTTactcatcaaaaaagaaaggggaAGAAAATGAGCTGAGAGACTAAGAAATAAATAACATTGTAGTTGAAATTATTGTTTCATTATCTTCTTAGAAAGTGCATTACTTGCTAAACACTTTATGAAGATGTTCGGCTTCTTTAGAGAAACTTACTTATACTCGTATGCCCGCAGGAGgttgattgttatgatgatttagaTTATCTCCTCAAGAAAGAGGGCTTCAAAGGAGTTTATCAGGTGCATTATAATTATGGCTGAAATTCTTTAGGGATGATTTGTATGTTGTACTTTTTTATCACATATTGAATCAAATGTGTGTTTTATTTTCCCTTTACTAGGCTCGTACAGGTGATACATGTGATGGTTGTGCTATATTTTGGAAGAGAGAACTGTATGGCCTtgattttttcttaatttctttcagATTTTGTTGTTGCTTAGTAAGCTGTAGATTCTTCTTATGGGATATGAAGACCTACTGCTAAAAGCTTTGTTTTTTTCTTATCAATATTGGTTATTTTCTATGGAAATTGAAAACCTATTGCTATGAGCTTTTCCTACTAGTTTATCCAATTTATTCTACTCTCTCATATTACAAATATATATCTGGTTGCAGATTTGACCTTCTGCACGAGGAGAGCATAGAATTCCAGAAGTTTGATCTACGCAATAATGTTTGCCAACTTTGTGTtttcaaggtaaacctgctatgtgttatatttaaaatattaaatttctgTTTGGTTGTTTTTGCTCTATGTATAACATTATCTCTTTCTTTGGCACTTCCAATTTGCTTCTTATGATTCGAATAATTACTAAGTACTAACTTACTATAagaaggttgctttggattgttAGTAAATCAGATGATCAAACTAAAGTGTGCTGATATTTTCAGAAATACATGCTGTTTCATGGATTTACCATCTCTTTGACACAACTTCGTGTTCAGCTTCCATGATATCAGATGTCTTAATTATTAAAAAAGAGGCTTTTTAATCTCGGAGTTAAGTCTATTGTCTAGCTCCTTTAGTCAACCCTCCACCAAAAAGCCCCATCCTGGCGAAAGAATAGAAGTGTGGTGTTATGGCATACATGCACTCTACCCAAGCTGCATATGTTATGAATAAAGGGACAGATGGGTTCGTCATTTGTTAGAGTCTGTGCTAGAGATGGACGTTATACGATACTTCTTTGATTTCCATGCAAGTCTGCCTTCTGTTTCCCCTGTACATTACAAGATGGTCGCAAAGAGTTAATTTTACTCTAATATTCAGCTGGAGCCTATTTTGATCTGTAGTTCTTTTCATACTTTTTAGATGAACGTGAAAAACTCAAGTAAGGATATGGGTGCTTCAAATTCGGAGTAAGTTTGCTCTATTTTTTCATTATTCTCAACATGTTGAGCTTTTAAAAATTGTCATTTTTTGCAGTATTTTGTGTAAGTTTTACCTAAATTCTTTTTAATCTGTTTGGTTATGgttgtccatatttttgtgtaggaGTATATCATCACGAAGCTTTGTGGTTGGCAATATTCATGTACTCTTCAACCCTAACCGTGGAGACATTAAGTTGGGGCAGGTAAATATTTTCAGCAACTACTAACATTCAATTGTTTCATGGTAATACCATTGTCACTAAAGACTTGACGGACTATAACTTAGctgtagttttttttttctttcatctgCTTAGCACCAATTttccatccccccccccccccccaaaaaaaaaaaaaaacaaaaaaacaccTAAATACTCCCCCTGCCAAGAACAAAAACCATCACAGATCAATTGGTTTGTTTGTGTGCCAGCGCTGCATGGTATTTCTTCCGGAATGTTATCTCCCTTTTAATGCTTGGGAAGTTAATAGCAAATTTTTCCATTTTGAGAAGTATGACATTATTGATCTCCCTCTGCTTGAGTGTGGTCTAACTTCAATTCCTTCCTAGAACAGCTTCACATCCTTTATAGCAGTTTTACGTGATGCCTATTTACATGTGCCTTCTTAACAAAGGCCAAAGGGTAGTGATGTTACTGAGTTTGGTTCCAGGACCAACAATTTGATCTAGACCTCCCAGGCGATCTGCATCCCTTCTCTGCCTCTCGTACTTATGCAAAACATTTTGTATAAACCTATGTTCAAAAGAAGTTCAGGTATTGTACGGGTTGTGTGTCCTATAACATCTCTTGTAGCATTCTTAATTAAGGCTTGCATAGGACTAGCCTCATTTATTTTGCTTAAACACTAGTTCTTCTagactttttcaactttccaagtgaaaattaaaattttctgaACTAAATCTTATACGGTTCAAAGGGTGATTTTGTAGTGATAAAGTTCCAAAGAACTAGGAATAACCAGTCGACTTGAAAATTGAAATGCTTCAAAGTTTTACCTAGACTTATTGGAAATAGACAATGTTCCTGTTGGTGAATCTTGAACTATGAAAAAAAATCCAGCCAAAAAACTTCTATCAGGGAATTTTTTTAATAATGTCGGTTAATGTTATAGGTTAGACTATTTCTTGAGAGTGCCCAAAGGCTATCACTAGAGTGGGGTGATATACCAGTTGTGCTTGCTGGAGATCTTAATAGTATGCCCCAGGTAATTTACTTACTCTgaaaatgttatattggatcttGCAGATCTAATTTTCTGTTTATTGTTGCTCAGAGTGCAATGTATCAGTTTTTGACTTCAAGTAAGGTGAGTCCTAGCTACCGAACTTTGTGATATTTATGTTCTGCACATCGGTTTACCTTcttcaaatttaaatattttactttctCTAAAT
This DNA window, taken from Nicotiana tabacum cultivar K326 chromosome 4, ASM71507v2, whole genome shotgun sequence, encodes the following:
- the LOC107772912 gene encoding carbon catabolite repressor protein 4 homolog 5-like isoform X2, translated to MGRTGDGGYPPAEKPSRSSDSKRSRTSQHDVGQHRSKKKQRVTIRQTETKSETLTLNQNSTSYTHTYATSSIYSYNRRKEKGHKGKSKRTSAEDKRKWVYSTHNVSPYQDRVVFMSYNILGVKNAADHEDLYHNVAPKYLDWDYRKRLIRKEIREYNPGIMCFQEVDCYDDLDYLLKKEGFKGVYQARTGDTCDGCAIFWKRELFDLLHEESIEFQKFDLRNNVCQLCVFKMNVKNSSKDMGASNSESISSRSFVVGNIHVLFNPNRGDIKLGQVRLFLESAQRLSLEWGDIPVVLAGDLNSMPQSAMYQFLTSSKLDIQMHERKQISGQIYPSQNRSFKSRWSDEELRLATGTGASHLIHQLQLSSAYAGVPGSSGTRDNSGEPLVTSYHSKFMGTVDYIWHTTEFVPVRVLDTLPIDILRRTRGLPSKGPLTCLCHFKISATFREENVWSGDIISHD
- the LOC107772912 gene encoding carbon catabolite repressor protein 4 homolog 5-like isoform X4; the encoded protein is MGRTGDGGYPPAEKPSRSSDSKRSRTSQHDVGQHRSKKKQRVTIRQTETKSETLTLNQNSTSYTHTYATSSIYSYNRRKEKGHKGKSKRTSAEDKRKWVYSTHNVSPYQDRVVFMSYNILGVKNAADHEDLYHNVAPKYLDWDYRKRLIRKEIREYNPGIMCFQEVDCYDDLDYLLKKEGFKGVYQARTGDTCDGCAIFWKRELFDLLHEESIEFQKFDLRNNVCQLCVFKMNVKNSSKDMGASNSESISSRSFVVGNIHVLFNPNRGDIKLGQVRLFLESAQRLSLEWGDIPVVLAGDLNSMPQSAMYQFLTSSKLDIQMHERKQISGQIYPSQNRSFKSRWSDEELRLATGTGASHLIHQLQLSSAYAGVPGSSGTRDNSGEPLVTSYHSKFMGTVDYIWHTTEFVPVRVLDTLPIDILRRTRGLPSKKWGSDHLALVCELAFTDGGSET
- the LOC107772912 gene encoding carbon catabolite repressor protein 4 homolog 5-like isoform X8 → MGRTGDGGYPPAEKPSRSSDSKRSRTSQHDVGQHRSKKKQRVTIRQTETKSETLTLNQNSTSYTHTYATSSIYSYNRRKEKGHKGKSKRTSAEDKRKWVYSTHNVSPYQDRVVFMSYNILGVKNAADHEDLYHNVAPKYLDWDYRKRLIRKEIREYNPGIMCFQEVDCYDDLDYLLKKEGFKGVYQARTGDTCDGCAIFWKRELFDLLHEESIEFQKFDLRNNVCQLCVFKMNVKNSSKDMGASNSESISSRSFVVGNIHVLFNPNRGDIKLGQVRLFLESAQRLSLEWGDIPVVLAGDLNSMPQSAMYQFLTSSKLDIQMHERKQISGQIYPSQNRSFKSSLIYRWSDEELRLATGTGASHLIHQLQLSSAYAGVPSKKVYFPSRLN